CCGCGCGTTCTCGAACACTTAATGGTTAGTATTTGATCGTGGCTCGCCGAGCAGTTTGTTCAGCACGGCGAAGCGATCGTCGATCGTCTCGGTTTCACAGCCGCACGGATCTTCGTTCAGGTTCTTGCCACACTGCTGGCACAACCCTTTACACTCATCCTGGCAGCGCGGCGCTGCCGGAAGGTTGAGCAGCGCATACTCCCGCATCGCGTCGCCAAGATCCAGCTTGTGCGTCTCGTCGATCAGAAACGCATCGTCTTCTTCGGGCTGCGGCAGGCGCGCGCCCGTGGTGACGTTGACGGTCTGGTAATATTGCTCGCTGAACTTAAACGACAGCGGATGCTGGTACCGTGTCAGGCAGCGGCCACACTCTATTTCGATATTGCCCCGCACCGTAGCATCCGCCAGGATGCCCTTCGGCGTGCGTGTCAGACGCACCCGCCCGGCGACAGGCTGCATACGCAAGGTATCATCCACGACGAGTTGCGCATCGTCTAGCTCATACTGCCGGGTGGCCCCTGTCGGCTCCTGCAAAAGCTGTGAAACACTGAAGCGAAACTCAGACATGGTCAGGTGCCTTTCAAACAATCGTGAAGCCGTCCGAGGACGGCTTCTAGAGTTCTTATTATAGCGGCTGTGTAAGGCCATGTCAAACATTAACGCGATAGCCCGCCCGCCGTAGCCGCCGCTCTGATCAGCCTGGAGCGCCAGGATAGCACATGCCATACCGTGAAGCTGCTGCGCCGGGGATGAGGGTTCGGGGGAACAAGGGATCACGTGCACACGGGGTCATGCGAACAACGAAGCTAAGCCGTTGTTCTTTGGTTCTTGGTTCCTGGCTCGTCTAGGAGCCATCCCCCTGCAAGGCCGCGATGCCGTTGCGCACGCTGGTCTGAAGTTTGTCGAGCCGCTCCTGAAGCTCAAGCAGCACGCTGCGCGCGTAGCGATCGGCCTCGGTCCGAATCCGCTCGGCGTCTCGCTCCGCCTCATCCAGCATCTGACGACGCTCCTTCTCGAACGTTTCCAGCAGGCCGCGCTCTTCCAGCATCCGCCGGGCCTCGGATCGGGCATCATCCAAAATCTGATCGCGCTGGTCGAGTAGCCGGTGCGCGTCCCGCACCTCAGCCGGAATCGCGGTCCGCAGCCGATCGACAATATCCATCAGCCGATCCTCGTCGATCATCAGCTTGCGGCCAAACGGCACGCGCCGCCCCTCGCCGACGAGCGACTCCAGCAGATCGATCAGCGCATCGACATCGTCGTCTTCGGGCGGCTGCCCCGGCGCTGCGGACTGATCGGCTGCCGGATGCTGCGGATCGGAGAGCAGCGATTCGAGCAGATTTTCTGGCTCATGGGGTGACTGGCTCATGTCGCATCCTTCCGTCCATACACACGGCGCAATGCCCGCTCGACATGCGGCGCGACCATAAACTCGACATTGCCGCCCAGCGCCGCGATCTCCTTGACAGCGCTCGACGACAAGAAGCTGTACTCCTGGCTTGCCATCAGGCAGACCACGTCGACCTCAGGATAGAGCCGGTGGTTGATATGCGCCATCTGAAACTCATGCTCAAAGTCTGTCACGGCGCGCAGCCCCCGAACGATCACCTTGGCTCCGATCCGGCGCGCGTAATCGACCGTCAGCTCGCTATAGGTATCGACGCGCACGTTGGGCAGATGCTTGACCGCCTCGGCGGCCAGGTGTACCCGCTCGTCGGTCGAGAAGAGCAGGTTTTTGAGTGGCCGATCGTAGACCGCGAGAATCAACGTATCGAAGATTGCAGCCGCGCGTGTTGCCACGTCGATATGGCCGTAGGTAATCGGGTCGAAGCTGGCGGGATAGATAGCTGTTGCCATAGCGGCCTGTCATGATATGGATAGGATCGACACGCGCACCGCACCAGGCGATCCCGGCGTCAATCGCTGTCTTGAATATACTCGTAGATACTAAACGAGCTATCGCCGATACGCCGGGTGGTGTGTTGCACCAGGCTGCCGTACCGCTCCTTCAAGGTCAGTCGCGGCCAATGCCCAACGACCACGATCGTTCCGTCCTTGACGAGCCGCGAGGCCGCAATCGCCTCGATCGTCGCTTCGATCGTGGGGCTGGCATAGGGCGGGTCCATCATGATTATATCATAGGCCTCGCCCCGCGCCTGCGCGATCCACGTCTCGACGCTCGACTGGTGGACCCTGGCCCGATCGGCCAGCTTGGTATGCGCCAGGTTTTCGCGGATCACTTTACAGACCGGCGCGCG
The window above is part of the Herpetosiphonaceae bacterium genome. Proteins encoded here:
- the coaD gene encoding pantetheine-phosphate adenylyltransferase encodes the protein MATAIYPASFDPITYGHIDVATRAAAIFDTLILAVYDRPLKNLLFSTDERVHLAAEAVKHLPNVRVDTYSELTVDYARRIGAKVIVRGLRAVTDFEHEFQMAHINHRLYPEVDVVCLMASQEYSFLSSSAVKEIAALGGNVEFMVAPHVERALRRVYGRKDAT
- the rsmD gene encoding 16S rRNA (guanine(966)-N(2))-methyltransferase RsmD produces the protein MRVITGSAKGHKLKGPPDSGTRPMLDRVKESLFSILSGYDIIQGRVLDLFAGTGSLGIEFLSRGAEWADFVEQRAPVCKVIRENLAHTKLADRARVHQSSVETWIAQARGEAYDIIMMDPPYASPTIEATIEAIAASRLVKDGTIVVVGHWPRLTLKERYGSLVQHTTRRIGDSSFSIYEYIQDSD
- a CDS encoding DUF177 domain-containing protein — translated: MSEFRFSVSQLLQEPTGATRQYELDDAQLVVDDTLRMQPVAGRVRLTRTPKGILADATVRGNIEIECGRCLTRYQHPLSFKFSEQYYQTVNVTTGARLPQPEEDDAFLIDETHKLDLGDAMREYALLNLPAAPRCQDECKGLCQQCGKNLNEDPCGCETETIDDRFAVLNKLLGEPRSNTNH